From one Equus asinus isolate D_3611 breed Donkey chromosome 5, EquAss-T2T_v2, whole genome shotgun sequence genomic stretch:
- the GTPBP8 gene encoding GTP-binding protein 8, translated as MAAPGLRPGLGRLFEMPAALGRVRRAYSTSQAFAEVLRLPKKQLTKLVFPLQELERHLVPDSKHEFHLKIFDPSLEDIARAESIFTATAQNRIEYLSSAERLDHAPALPRPEVCFIGRSNVGKSSLIKALFSLAPDVEVRVSKKPGHTKKMNFFKVGKYFTLVDMPGYGYRAPEDFVDMVETYLKERKNLMRTFLLVDSVVGIQKTDNIAVEMCEEFALPYVMVLTKIDKSSKGHLLKQVLQIQKFVDTKTQGCFPQLFPVSAVTYSGIHLLRCFIADITGNLKTHGFQFS; from the exons ATGGCCGCACCGGGGCTGCGACCTGGCCTGGGCAGGCTTTTTGAGATGCCGGCGGCGCTGGGGCGCGTGCGCCGAGCTTACAGCACATCCCAGGCTTTCGCGGAGGTTCTGCGGCTGCCAAAGAAGCAATTGACAAAACTCGTGTTCCCGCTACAGGAACTGGAGCGGCACCTCGTCCCCGACTCGAAGCATGAGTTTCACCTGAAGATCTTCGACCCGAGCCTGGAAGACATCGCGAGGGCGGAGAGCATCTTCACGGCCACCGCTCAGAACCGCATCGAGTACCTGAGCTCCGCCGAGCGCCTGGACCACGCCCCGGCCCTCCCCCGGCCGGAG GTGTGTTTTATAGGCAGAAGCAATGTTGGAAAATCCTCTCTAATAAAGGCTTTATTTTCACTGGCCCCAGATGTTGAAGTCAGAGTCTCCAAAAAACCG GGGcacacaaagaaaatgaattttttcaaagttggaaaatattttacattggTGGACATGCCAGGTTATGGCTATAGAGCACCTGAAGATTTTGTTGACATGGTAGAGACCTATCTAAAAGAACGAAAGAA TTTGATGAGAACATTTTTGTTAGTGGATAGTGTTGTCGGAAttcaaaaaacagacaatattGCTGTAGAAATGTGTGAAGAATTTGCATTACCTTACGTG ATGGTATTaacaaaaattgacaaatcttccAAGGGACATCTTTTAAAACAAGTGCTTCAGATCCAGAAATTTGTTGACACTAAAACACAAGGATGTTTTCCTCAGTTGTTTCCTGTGAG tGCTGTGACCTATTCTGGAATCCATCTGTTGAGATGCTTTATAGCAGATATAACAGGAAATCTTAAGACTCATGGCTTCCagttcagctga
- the NEPRO gene encoding nucleolus and neural progenitor protein isoform X3, giving the protein MGRHKPHLALKQVEQCLKRLKSMNLEDSIQDVSELLSPSENQPVTTKACVIPSQPVVELVLMKILGACKLLLRLLDCCCKTFLLTVKHLGLQEFIILNLVMVGIVSRLWVLYKGVLKRLVSLYEPLFALLQEVSRIQPLPYFKDFTFPSDIAEFLGQPYFEVFKKEMPTAFAAKGVTKLLNKLFLTKEQSPRSSEETLLRISKKAQQMKINIQNSVDLGQPVKNKKIFKEKSSEFDVRAFCKQLKHRAVQETSSEFRFSKSKLKASKHSSQKGTGTPCAKSFVQRFREAETFIQLSKEIQKAILWSRSRKLKAQATFLGNKLLKSNRLKHVEAQGYSLPKKLECIKTSICNCLLRGSGIKTSKHHLRQRRSQNKFLLRQRKPQRKLQSTLLKEIQPSPPETRSAMDTTKRGPSHCTVHRTDFSPNSKHLLSGRVSRPVLPTKEKQIHGNLTGSDENEADSRTVIQINKHNTSGTMKKTDDIDDIFALMGV; this is encoded by the exons gTTGAACAATGCTTAAAACGTTTGAAGAGTATGAATTTGGAAGATTCAATTCAAGATGTGTCTGAGTTGCTTTCTCCCAG TGAAAATCAGCCTGTAACTACCAAGGCATGTGTCATCCCCAGCCAACCAGTGGTGGAATTGGTGTTGATGAAGATTTTGGGAGCCTGCAAGTTGTTACTTCGCTTGTTGGACTGCTGCTGCAAGACATTTCT CTTGACTGTGAAACACCTAGGCTTGCaagaattcattattttaaacctTGTGATGGTTGGGATAGTGAGCAGGTTATG GGTTCTGTATAAAGGCGTTTTAAAAAGGCTGGTTTCTTTATATGAGCCGTTGTTTGCATTGCTTCAGGAGGTCTCTAGGATTCAACCATTGCCTTACTTCAAAGATTTCACCTTTCCTTCTGATATTGCTGAATTTTTAGGACAGCCCTATTTTGAAGTCTTTAAGAAAGAAATGCCTACAGCTTTTGCAGCTAAAGGAGTAACTAAATTGCTAAATAAACTGTTTTTAACAAAAGAGCAATCACCGAGGTCCAGTGAAGAAACTTTACTTAGAATTTCCAAAAAGGCTCAACAAATGAAGATCAATATACAGAACAGTGTGGATCTTGGGCAGCcagtaaagaataagaaaatcttCAAAG AAAAGTCATCAGAATTTGATGTGAGGGCCTTCTGCAAACAGCTGAAACATAGGGCTGTTCAG GAAACCAGCTCTGAGTTCAGATTTTCTAAATCCAAACTGAAGGCAAGCAAACATTCTTCTCAGAAAGGGACAGGAACTCCTTGTGCCAAAAGCTTTGTGCAAAGATTCCGAGAAGCTGAGACTTTTATACAACTTTCTAAAGAAATCCAAAAGGCGATTCTGTGGAGCAGGAGCAGAAAACTCAAGGCTCAGGCCACCTTTCTGGGTAACAAACTTCTTAAAAGTAACCGGCTTAAACACGTGGAAGCTCAAGGCTATAG TTTGCCAAAGAAATTAGAGTGCATAAAAACATCCATTTGCAACTGCCTTCTTCGTGGCTCAGGTATCAAAACTTCAAAGCATCATCTGAGACAAAGAAGATCACAGAATAAATTTTTACTGAGACAGAGGAAACCGCAGCGAAAGTTGCAGTCAACTCTTTTAAAGGAAATTCAGCCGTCCCCTCCAGAGACAAGGAGTGCTATGGATACCACTAAACGGGGACCCTCTCACTGTACAGTTCATAGAACTGACTTCTCCCCTAACAGTAAGCACCTCCTCAGCGGCAGAGTTTCACGTCCTGTCCTACCGACTAAGGAGAAACAAATTCATGGAAATCTTACAGGAAGCGATGAAAATGAAGCTGATTCACGGACAGTGATACAAATCAATAAACATAATACATCAGGAACCATGAAGAAGACAGATGACATTGAtgatatttttgctttaatgGGAGTTTAG